ACGCCGGCTCCTTCATCCCGATGATCCACACAAAAAAAGAGGGGCAACTCTCCCTCGCCGGGCGGCAGGTACCGAAATGATCACCCTCGAAGAGCTGGAGAGATCGCCCCTCTATTCGGAAGAACTGGGCATCGATCTTGCCGACAAAAGGGACGGGGAACTCTTCAAATGGTTTCTCGCGAGCCTACTTTTTGGAGGGCGCATCACCCAGACCATTGCGAAACACACCTACCGGGCATTCGAAAAGTACGGTCTCCTGACGCCCGAAAAAATTCTCGATGCAGGCTGGGATTTTCTTGTCAATCCCATTATGTGGGAAGGCGGGTATGTCCGTTACGACGGCAGAAAGTCCGAACAGATTCTAAGAGACTGCGAATCTCTTTTGGAAAAGTACGAAGGAAGCCTCAACAGGGTGCACGATCTTGCCTCAGATTCCAAAGATCTGGAAAAGCGCCTCGACGCATTCTACGGTGTGGGCCCCGTTACGGTGAACATCTTCTTAAGAGAGCTTCGTCCCTTCTGGGAAAAGGCGGACCCGAAGCCTCTGGACATCGTCTTCGAAGAGGCCGAAAAACTCCATATCGATCTTGCCCGATTCGAGCGGAAAAGTCTGCGATTCGTTCGGATCGAAGCGGGACTCATCCGGCACAAGAACGATATTCTGGAAAAGAGAGTCATAAAAAATCTGTAAAGACGCCATTGACGCCCCACTCGAAAAGACGCTTTCTCTCTTTTGGGTCATTGACGACGAAAACGTTCACGAACCGCCCGTGTTGACGGACTTTTCGAACCAGTGACCGGCGGACGGTCTCTCTTGAGAGGTGCAGGGCGTCGGCACGGAGTCTTTCGAGTATGCCCAAAGGATTTTTAAGAGGCCTGTTTGCCAGAAGGGCGGTCGCGATGTTAGGATCGAACTCTCTGCAAAGGGGCAGATAGCTCCGGCGAAAAGAGGAGAGCATCACGATGGATGAGGTCCGGCTCTTTCGAATCATCTCAAAAATGATCCCCAGAAGCGCTTCATCCCGAATGCAACGATGCAAATCTTTGATTTCGAGATTGAGAAAGATGGCGTGCTTTTTTGAAAATTCGAGTACCTCTTTAAGCGTTGGAATCTTCTGGAATCTCTCATCTTCGGGCGGCAGCTCGGCTTCGCCGCTGCGCAGGGTGCCGAAAGGGTCCGTTTCATAGAACCAGCTTCCGAAATCGAGCCGTTTCAGTTCGTGCAGGGTGAAATCCTCCACCCGCCACGGTGCACGGTTTTTGAATGCTTCGATCGCCTTGACGTTGCTGGTTCTTTTCAGGGTGGCGTCGTGCAGGATGACGGGGATTTTGTCTTTTGTAAGACGTATATCCATCTCGACGAAATCGCATCGGCCGATGCTCCCTTTCAAAGCCGCCAACGTATTTTCGGGGAAGCGGGAGCGGTCACCGCGATGCGCGGCGATGAGATGCGGTTTTGAAAAGAGGTCTATAAAACGCATCGGGACATTCAGAGTTTCCGCAAAAGCGCGCCGATGTCGATACCGTAGATTTTGTAATCAAGGTAACGGGCCGTCAGCGCATCGCGGGCACTCACCAGATGGGAGGTCGCCACACCGTTGGCGATGGAAGCGCTCGCTTCGATGAAAGCACCGATATGGTCGGCCACCTTGATGAGCGACCCGTCGATGCCGTCGTAGCTGTCTAAATTGTACTTGGTCTCCATCAGCTCCTTGTCGGTGACGATATTCACGCGGCCGTCGGGACGGATTTTGTCGGCGAATTCGTCGGTGACGTAGTAGCGCAGGTCATTTCGTAAGTACCTGGGCAGCAGCGGCAGCAGTTTCTCTTCGACCACCTTTTTTTCATACTCTTGCAGCAATTCGTCGAGCCCTTCGACCCCGTACTTGACCGGTGAAATGATATCCCGTGTCAGGGCCTCGGCAATGTCGTGGAAAAGGGCCGCGAAAAAGTTGTTGACCATTTTTCTCTCGCAGGCGCCGTACTCCACGCTCAGAAGCCATCCCGTCGCCGCAACGAAAATCATGTGCCCAAGCACCGAAGTCTGCGGCAGCCTCGGTGTCTTCGCCCACCGTTTCTGAAATCTCAGCATCGCGCAGATTTCCAGAAAATTGCGGCTCTTTTTGCCAAGCTCCAGGCGCCTTACGGCTGTTAGGTCGAGATACTCCTCGACTTCCGAATCGATCTTCTCCTTGATCTCTCCCACGCCGTAGGCTTTCGGATGGAAATCGTAGATGATTTCGAACTCCCACCGGCTCGCCAGAAAATGGGCCGCATTGAGGACCCGGCGCTCCAGTTCGCCTTCGTCGGATGCCCTATACTCATGGAACCGCCGCATAAAGCGTTCATCGGCCACTTTGAGAAGCTCTTTTTCGACATAATTGTCGAGCTCCCTCTTTTTATGATGGAGAAGGTGATGAAAAACAGGGGGTTTGAGGTCGGTCACGACGGCACGGTAGGCGAACTCCACCATCCCGTAGCCGATGAGCTTCGGCCAGTCGACCCTCATGCCGTTCTCCTCTTCCTCGATTCGCCCAAGAAGCCACGCGATGATCATCTTGTGCGCCTGTTTGTCGAGCTCGACGAAATCGACGGGTCGAATCTGATCGTTCCAGCGGTCGATACTGGCTGTAGAAAAGAGTAGATGGAGAAATTCCGGTTTGATCATGATGAAGCACTCTTTTTTCGCTCATTATACATCATATGGCGAAGAAGTGAGGAGCAAGAAGCAAGAAGCAAGAAGCAAGAAGCGGGAAGCGATAGAGGGGCAAAGCCCGCTCTATCTGCTCCTAAAGCGCCTCTTCGTCCTCTTCGCCGGTGCGGATGCGGATCGCTTTCTCCACCTCGCTGACGAAGATCTTGCCGTCGCCGATCTTGCCGGTGCGGGCCGTCTCGACGATTTTTTGGGTCACCGTCTCCACCTCTTCGGCTTTGACGACGACTTCGAGTTTCACTTTCGGCAGGAAATCGACCACATACTCGGCACCGCGGTAGAGTTCGCTGTGGCCCTGCTGACGGCCGTAGCCTTTGACTTCGCTGACCGTCATCCCGGTGATGCCCGCTTCGGCGAGGGCATCCTTGACGTCTTCGAGTTTGAAGGGTTTGATAATCGCTTCGATCTTTTTCATTCATCGCTCCTTGCTTACAGGTTCATCGCGCGTTCGCCGTGGACCGCTTCGTCCAGACCCATCGTCTCGGTCTCCTCGTCCACACGTCCGCCGCCGGTGACTGCCGAGGCGATGAAGTAGACGATCGCCGTGACGACACCGCTGTAGACAACGGTCAGACCGACCGCCTCGAGCTGGCTGACAAGCTGGCTGCCCAGGCTGTAGTTTTCGGGCATCGCATACTCGGCGATGAAGAGCGCCGTGGCGATGGAGCCCCAGATACCCACCAGGCCGTGGACCCAGAAGGCATCCAGCGAATCGTCGACCTTGAACATCTTCTTGATCTTGGAGACGGCCAGGAAGCCCAGGAAGCCGCCGACCAGGCCGATGATGATCGCGCCGCCCACTCCGGCCGTACCGGAAGCGGGGGTGATGGCGACCAGACCGGCGACGGCACCGGAAGCGCCGCCGACGAGTGTGGGCTTTTTGAAGACGATCCACTCACCCAGCACCCAACCGATGACGCCCAAAGAGGCCGCCACGTTGGTGACCAGGAACGCCGAAGCCGCCGTACCGTCGGCCGCCACTTCGGACCCGGCGTTGAAGCCGAACCATCCGAACCACAGCAGCATCGCACCCAGGACCACGAAGATGGGGGAGAAGGGTTTGATGGCCGCTTTTTCGTAATCTTTGCGGCGTCCCAGAATCATCGCGACGACAAAGCCCGCGACACCCGCGTTGATATGAACGACCGTACCGCCCGCGAAGTCGATCTCGCCGAAGTTGAGTGTCTCGCCGCCGCCCCAGGCCCAGTGGGTGACCGGTGCGTAGACCGCCAGAATCCAGAGTGCCGCGAAGACGACGAAGGTGGAGAACTTGACCCGCTCGATCATCGAACCGCTGGCGATGGCCACGGTGATGGCGGCGAAAGTCCCCTGGAAAGCGACGAAGAGCAGTTCGGGAATCGACCCGCTCAACGTATCGGCGCCGATGCCCGAGAGCATCAGCTTGCCGGTTCCGATGAAGTCGCCGTCGCCGAAGGCGATGGAGTAGCCGGCGATCACCCAGACCAGTGTGCCGACCGCGTAGGCCGCCAGGCTCATGCCCATCGTGTTGAGCACGTTCTTGCCGCGTGTCAGGCCGCCGTAGAAGAGTGCCAGTCCCGCCGGCGTCATCAGCATGACAAAAGCCGTCGCGACGATCATCCAGGCCGTGTCGCCGCTGTTGAGCTCATCCGCGAACGCCATGGCCGGAAGCAGAGGCAGTGCCAGTATCCATTTCTTCATGAATTCTCCTTGGAAAGTTTTGTACGCTGCAAGTATAGAAAAATCGGATAGTGATTTGGGGAAGATGTTGCCTATTTTTTAATCAATCACTGATGTTGCGTCGTATCTCAGTCAATAATAAAAAGGCTCAAAACGATATTCAAAAAAAGCGAAACGACAAAAAGAATGCGGTAAACCTTCGCCGGGTCTTTTTCGAAAAGGGAGATGTCGGGCGGGTAGTAGGGCTTGACCTTGTCGGGATGGGTCGATTCCCACAGCATCTCGCTGTAGACTTCGTAGCGCCGCTGTCGCTCCTTTTCGATGGCCCGCATCACGACCGACTCCAGCCAGGCCGGGACCGTTTTGTTGAAATGACGCAAAGGTTTCGGCTTGCCAAAAACCGGCGTCTGAAAAGGTTCAATCTCCCCATAGGGGAATTTGCCAGTCAGCGCTTCGTAGAGCGTCACCCCGATGGCGAAGATTTCGCTCTGCTCGCTGATGGGGTCGCCTCTGAAGCGCTCCGGCGCCAGATAACTGGGGGTGCCCGCCCGGGAGGCGATGGAGAAAATTTCGACGATGGAGCCGAAATCGACCAGTTTGAAGAGACGTTTACCCCGCCGCTCGGTGACGATGATATTTTCGGGCTTGATATCGCCGTGAACCAGGTCGAATTTCAGCAGATACTGACACGCCTGCAGCAGGAATTTTCCCAGTTGGATCGCCTCTTCCACCGGCAGGGGGCGGCGCCGGATATACTCTTTGAGAGTCAGCCCTTCTTCGTAAGCCATGACGTAGTAGCGCACGGTACGGTTGCGGGGGATGACGGCTTTTGGGAAAAAGCCCGCCTTCAGGCGCGACGCGTTCCACGCCTCCCGGACGAAGAGATCCAGCAGTTTTTCGTCTTCCGCCGCCTCCACGGGAGGAAATTTCATCACATAGTTGACGCCTTTCTTTTCCGCCAGCCATGTCCTTTCGTTGGCGACCAGAGGCTTGATGAGACGGTATGCGTCGATCACCTCCTCTTTGTGCAGCTTTTGCGGAATGGGCAGGTCGATCTTCTTGAGCCGACAGGTGGTACTCTCCGATACCACTTCTATCACCACGGCTGTCGTATCGTCAGGGAGGTCGTCTTTGACCATCTTGCTAGCCTGTTTCACCAACGACGTGGCCCCCAGTGACAGCTTTTGGGCGATCTCCTCGGTCGAAAGCACCGCTTCCAGTCCATCGCTGGCCAGCAGCAGCCGGTCTCCCGCCCGCAGATTGTTCTCGAAAAGGTAGATATCCACCGTCGGTGTCAGGCCCACCGCCTGGGTCAACACCTGGTGCATCCCCTCCTCTTCCAAAGTGTGGGGGACGCTCAACTGCAAAAGCGCTCCGTCCCGCTGCAGCCAGATGGGGCTGTCTCCGACATTGGCACCGTAGAGCCGCCCCTCTTCGATGACCACTATACTGAGCGTCGTGAGATATTCGGGCCGTTCGTACTCCTCCAGCCCTTTGTGATAAAGGATGGTGTTGATGTTTTCGATGAAGTGGCGGAGGGCTTTTTCGATGCTCCAGGAGCGGGGACGCGACTTGAAACTGTTCATCATGTAGGTGACAGCCCGCTGGGCCGCCTTCGCGCCGGCATCGGCACTGCCGACCCCGTCACAGACGATGCCCACGCAGACACCGTCTTCCATCACTTTGACGGCGGCGAAATCGTCCCCTACCAGCTCTTTGCCTTTGGCGAGGGAGAAGCTAGAAGTGCGGAAAAGCGAGGAGGTCATTTTTATCCTTTTTTGCCATTGGTCTTTGGTCGTTGGTCGCTGGTTATCGGGTTTCGAATTCCACATTCAAAAATCACAAAATTTTTCTCCAAAATCAAGCCGTCTGAATAAATACCCAATCTTTTCTTTCAAGTCTATTTAAGGCATTGGGCATTGAGATTTGCTTCGCAAATCGGCATGAGGCATTGGTACAAGTTGTAACTTTCAAACAGAAGCCACGGTCGATGCCAACGTCCAACGACTAACGACTAACGACTGACGACTAACGACAAATCAGATTCTGCCCCCGGCCGTCAGTCCCCATGTGGTGCGCCAGCGGGTCTTGACCAGGCTGATGCCGACGATGGCCAGCAACACGACACCGGCGAAAAGGAAGAAGCCGGCGGCGTAGCCGTCGAAGGCCCCTTTGGACCATCCCAGCGTCTTGATGAGCGCCGTGCCGCCCAGGCCTCCGGCGCATCCGACGATGCCGGTCATGATGCCCATATCTTTTCCGAAGCGCTGGGGCACCAGCTGAAAGACGGCTCCGTTGGCCATCCCCAGGTTGGCCATGATGAGAAAGAGCACCAAAATGGCGAAATAGAAGCTGTGAACCACCGTCGCGTTGAGCACAGCGAGCAGTGTCACGGCGCCGAAAAAGATGTAGAGCGACTTCACGCCGCCCATTCTGTCGGCGATGCCGCCGCCCACGGGCCGCAGTACCGCCCCGGCGAAGATGCAGAGCGCGCCGAAATAGCCGGCGACGACTTTCACATTCTCCTCTCCCAGGTACTGGGCGCCGAAAGCGCTCATGTCGACCTGATAGGTGTTCATAAGGTAGACCTTCATGTAGTTAGCAAACCCCACGAATCCGCCGAAACTGACGGCGTAGAAGAGGCTGAACCACCAGGTATCCCTGTCTTTGAGCAGCTTCAGGTACTCCCCGATCTTCTTGGGACGGGGTTTGTAAACACTCGGCGGCGCGTCTTTAGCCATGAAAAGGTAGAGAATGAAAATGAAAAGCGAAAGGAGGCCGCCGACCAGGAAAACCGCCTGCCATCCCCAAAGCTCCGCGATTTTCGGCGCGAAGAGAAAGTCGAGGACGACGCCGATGTTGCCGGCTCCCGCCAATCCCAGAACCAGCCCCTGGAGCCGGGGCGGATACCACTGCCCCGCCTGGGGAAGGGCCACGGCGAAGGAGGCACCGGCGAAACCGAGGCCGAAGGCCACGGCCAGCAATTCGTTGTAGGTGATGCTTTCGCCACGGATGTACCCGTAAAAAAGCGACGCGATGACGATGGCCTGAGCCATCAGTGCTGTCTTTTTGGGCCCGAATTTATCGACCCCGAACCCCAGTACGATACGCAATATCGCACCGGAGAGAATCGGAATGGACAACAGGGTGGCTTTCTGCGAAGGGGTCAGGACAAAACCGTTCATAGCAAGCGATTCGGAAATCTCTGTCGCCAACGGCCCAAGCATCGTCCAGACCATGAAACTGAAATCGAAATATAGAAATGCCGCCAGCAGGGTTGGGAAATGCCCTGCTGTTTTGAGTTCACCGAATTTCATCGATTCTCCTCGTTCGATAGATGAGAT
This genomic interval from Hydrogenimonas urashimensis contains the following:
- a CDS encoding glycerophosphodiester phosphodiesterase: MRFIDLFSKPHLIAAHRGDRSRFPENTLAALKGSIGRCDFVEMDIRLTKDKIPVILHDATLKRTSNVKAIEAFKNRAPWRVEDFTLHELKRLDFGSWFYETDPFGTLRSGEAELPPEDERFQKIPTLKEVLEFSKKHAIFLNLEIKDLHRCIRDEALLGIIFEMIRKSRTSSIVMLSSFRRSYLPLCREFDPNIATALLANRPLKNPLGILERLRADALHLSRETVRRSLVRKVRQHGRFVNVFVVNDPKERKRLFEWGVNGVFTDFL
- a CDS encoding HD domain-containing protein; the protein is MIKPEFLHLLFSTASIDRWNDQIRPVDFVELDKQAHKMIIAWLLGRIEEEENGMRVDWPKLIGYGMVEFAYRAVVTDLKPPVFHHLLHHKKRELDNYVEKELLKVADERFMRRFHEYRASDEGELERRVLNAAHFLASRWEFEIIYDFHPKAYGVGEIKEKIDSEVEEYLDLTAVRRLELGKKSRNFLEICAMLRFQKRWAKTPRLPQTSVLGHMIFVAATGWLLSVEYGACERKMVNNFFAALFHDIAEALTRDIISPVKYGVEGLDELLQEYEKKVVEEKLLPLLPRYLRNDLRYYVTDEFADKIRPDGRVNIVTDKELMETKYNLDSYDGIDGSLIKVADHIGAFIEASASIANGVATSHLVSARDALTARYLDYKIYGIDIGALLRKL
- a CDS encoding P-II family nitrogen regulator — encoded protein: MKKIEAIIKPFKLEDVKDALAEAGITGMTVSEVKGYGRQQGHSELYRGAEYVVDFLPKVKLEVVVKAEEVETVTQKIVETARTGKIGDGKIFVSEVEKAIRIRTGEEDEEAL
- a CDS encoding ammonium transporter encodes the protein MKKWILALPLLPAMAFADELNSGDTAWMIVATAFVMLMTPAGLALFYGGLTRGKNVLNTMGMSLAAYAVGTLVWVIAGYSIAFGDGDFIGTGKLMLSGIGADTLSGSIPELLFVAFQGTFAAITVAIASGSMIERVKFSTFVVFAALWILAVYAPVTHWAWGGGETLNFGEIDFAGGTVVHINAGVAGFVVAMILGRRKDYEKAAIKPFSPIFVVLGAMLLWFGWFGFNAGSEVAADGTAASAFLVTNVAASLGVIGWVLGEWIVFKKPTLVGGASGAVAGLVAITPASGTAGVGGAIIIGLVGGFLGFLAVSKIKKMFKVDDSLDAFWVHGLVGIWGSIATALFIAEYAMPENYSLGSQLVSQLEAVGLTVVYSGVVTAIVYFIASAVTGGGRVDEETETMGLDEAVHGERAMNL
- a CDS encoding bifunctional protein-serine/threonine kinase/phosphatase — its product is MTSSLFRTSSFSLAKGKELVGDDFAAVKVMEDGVCVGIVCDGVGSADAGAKAAQRAVTYMMNSFKSRPRSWSIEKALRHFIENINTILYHKGLEEYERPEYLTTLSIVVIEEGRLYGANVGDSPIWLQRDGALLQLSVPHTLEEEGMHQVLTQAVGLTPTVDIYLFENNLRAGDRLLLASDGLEAVLSTEEIAQKLSLGATSLVKQASKMVKDDLPDDTTAVVIEVVSESTTCRLKKIDLPIPQKLHKEEVIDAYRLIKPLVANERTWLAEKKGVNYVMKFPPVEAAEDEKLLDLFVREAWNASRLKAGFFPKAVIPRNRTVRYYVMAYEEGLTLKEYIRRRPLPVEEAIQLGKFLLQACQYLLKFDLVHGDIKPENIIVTERRGKRLFKLVDFGSIVEIFSIASRAGTPSYLAPERFRGDPISEQSEIFAIGVTLYEALTGKFPYGEIEPFQTPVFGKPKPLRHFNKTVPAWLESVVMRAIEKERQRRYEVYSEMLWESTHPDKVKPYYPPDISLFEKDPAKVYRILFVVSLFLNIVLSLFIID
- a CDS encoding MFS transporter, whose protein sequence is MKFGELKTAGHFPTLLAAFLYFDFSFMVWTMLGPLATEISESLAMNGFVLTPSQKATLLSIPILSGAILRIVLGFGVDKFGPKKTALMAQAIVIASLFYGYIRGESITYNELLAVAFGLGFAGASFAVALPQAGQWYPPRLQGLVLGLAGAGNIGVVLDFLFAPKIAELWGWQAVFLVGGLLSLFIFILYLFMAKDAPPSVYKPRPKKIGEYLKLLKDRDTWWFSLFYAVSFGGFVGFANYMKVYLMNTYQVDMSAFGAQYLGEENVKVVAGYFGALCIFAGAVLRPVGGGIADRMGGVKSLYIFFGAVTLLAVLNATVVHSFYFAILVLFLIMANLGMANGAVFQLVPQRFGKDMGIMTGIVGCAGGLGGTALIKTLGWSKGAFDGYAAGFFLFAGVVLLAIVGISLVKTRWRTTWGLTAGGRI